The Natranaerobius trueperi genome includes a region encoding these proteins:
- a CDS encoding DnaJ domain-containing protein gives MKLIKKTIGKIVYGTTQIISKLFDALISFIEITVSLVKSAMSLFFGFLMVGGCFLVLIMLGPLTFTLLTEPNLLLFIIFIIIYPLLGTILLAYIKYFKYMVTEYLFDLSNHLINDKNRRFNSFIEYGEEYKRKEYAKKEKERRERQYQQQKEWEEKFKRWQQYSGDRQYNWYGQSNYQTYTNPNIDFKKKYEESCDILDISYNANKDEIRKAFRKKAKKYHPDVNDSPDASNLFKKINDAYEFLNDTNIERYRNIE, from the coding sequence ATGAAACTAATAAAAAAGACAATTGGTAAAATTGTATATGGCACCACCCAAATCATCTCTAAATTATTTGATGCATTAATAAGTTTCATAGAAATCACTGTTTCATTAGTAAAAAGTGCTATGAGTTTATTTTTTGGTTTTTTAATGGTTGGGGGATGTTTTCTAGTACTTATAATGTTAGGTCCCCTTACATTTACTCTGTTAACAGAACCAAACTTATTACTTTTTATAATATTTATTATTATCTATCCCCTATTAGGTACAATTCTGTTAGCATATATAAAATATTTTAAATATATGGTTACAGAATATTTATTTGACCTCTCTAATCACTTGATAAATGATAAGAACAGACGGTTTAATTCATTTATAGAATATGGAGAAGAGTATAAAAGAAAAGAATATGCTAAAAAGGAAAAGGAACGAAGAGAGAGACAGTATCAACAACAAAAAGAATGGGAAGAAAAGTTTAAAAGATGGCAACAATATTCAGGAGATAGACAATATAATTGGTATGGTCAAAGTAACTATCAAACTTATACAAACCCAAATATTGATTTTAAAAAGAAATATGAAGAAAGCTGTGACATTTTAGATATTAGCTATAATGCAAATAAAGATGAAATAAGAAAAGCATTTCGAAAAAAAGCAAAAAAATATCACCCAGATGTAAATGATTCTCCTGATGCTTCAAACTTATTTAAGAAAATAAATGATGCTTATGAGTTTTTAAATGATACTAATATAGAAAGATATAGAAACATTGAATAA